One window from the genome of Lachancea thermotolerans CBS 6340 chromosome B complete sequence encodes:
- the THI73 gene encoding Thi73p (highly similar to uniprot|Q07904 Saccharomyces cerevisiae YLR004C Hypothetical ORF): MSASLTESENSKKQITEKTNAVCTEEDADVALQYLKRAHAENVALSDESSAVDVAEKMAKNYYGSHELEPKLLRKVDFFILPFLCCTYLLMFLDKALLNYAASMGIKQHLKGDEFSNLGTIFSAAYIFAEPFVTFCIQRYPISKVMGVFITLWGAVLACHSACKSYASLMIVRTLLGLFESSSAVGCIAISGMYYTKSEQSARIGFWATQAGTGYIVGGLISFGFLHYHGTDFTSWQIMFLVVGLVTVLFGVITFLYLPDNVTNAWFLDEKEKIEVLQHIRANQTGLENKKFKKHQLKELFFHDKLTYPMLLLTACSQISTGAIGTFSVTITQTFGFDKYETALLQLPIGAITALIILITTQMLSLWGHYTLVTFSMYIPAIIGCIVMICLPLSHKIGNLFALYLLYSGSCVITNIYIWNSCNTSGYSKRVFRNAITMVVYNVSCIVAPQMFRTSSAPRYIPAKIALLVTQCVCVPLQLYIGYLCKKENKKRDREQEGQVTSSYQFLDLTDIENRSFRYVY, translated from the coding sequence ATGTCAGCGTCGCTTACGGAATCTGAAAACAGCAAGAAGCAGATCACTGAGAAAACGAATGCGGTGTGTACAGAAGAGGATGCGGATGTTGCTTTGCAGTATCTGAAGAGGGCGCACGCGGAAAACGTCGCGTTGAGTGACGAGTCCAGCGCGGTTGACGTAGCCGAGAAGATGGCCAAGAACTACTACGGAAGCCATGAACTAGAGCCGAAGCTGCTGCGCAAGGTGGACTTCTTCATTCTACCATTCCTGTGCTGCACGTATTTGCTGATGTTTCTGGACAAGGCGCTGCTGAACTACGCGGCGTCCATGGGCATCAAACAGCACTTGAAGGGAGACGAGTTCTCGAACCTGGGAACGATCTTCTCGGCGGCGTACATCTTTGCCGAGCCATTTGTGACCTTCTGTATTCAGCGGTATCCAATCTCGAAGGTAATGGGCGTGTTTATCACTCTTTGGGGCGCGGTCTTAGCTTGCCACAGCGCCTGCAAATCCTATGCATCGCTTATGATTGTCAGGACGCTGCTCGGGCTTTTCGAGTCCAGTAGCGCTGTTGGGTGCATAGCAATTAGTGGCATGTATTACACGAAGTCAGAGCAGTCCGCGCGGATTGGATTCTGGGCCACGCAAGCAGGAACAGGTTACATTGTTGGCGGACTCATCTCTTTTGGATTCCTCCATTATCACGGGACTGATTTCACGTCATGGCAGATCATGTTTCTCGTGGTAGGCTTAGTGACAGTGCTCTTTGGTGTTATCACGTTTTTGTACCTGCCAGACAACGTCACCAACGCCTGGTTCCTGGAtgagaaggaaaagattGAAGTCTTGCAACATATTCGAGCTAACCAGACAGGGCTggagaacaaaaagttcaaaaaacacCAGTTGAAGGAACTTTTCTTCCATGACAAACTCACTTACCCCATGCTGCTCCTCACTGCTTGCTCTCAAATCTCGACAGGTGCGATTGGAACATTCTCCGTAACCATAACGCAAACTTTTGGATTTGATAAGTATGAGACTGCTCTATTGCAACTGCCTATTGGGGCCATCACGGCGCTTATCATTTTGATCACCACACAGATGCTCTCTCTATGGGGCCACTACACGCTGGTCACCTTTTCAATGTACATCCCTGCCATTATCGGGTGCATTGTGATGATATGTCTCCCTCTTTCTCACAAGATTGGCAACCTATTTGCACTGTATCTGCTATACAGTGGCTCTTGTGTGATCACCAATATCTACATCTGGAACAGCTGCAACACATCAGGTTATTCTAAGCGTGTTTTCCGTAACGCCATAACCATGGTGGTTTACAACGTTTCGTGCATTGTTGCCCCTCAAATGTTTAGAACGTCTTCCGCCCCGCGGTATATTCCTGCAAAGATTGCACTGCTGGTAACGCAGTGTGTATGTGTCCCTCTGCAGTTGTACATCGGTTatctttgcaaaaaagagaacaaaaaaagagaCCGtgaacaagaaggacaagtTACTTCCAGTTATCAGTTTTTGGATCTCACTGACATTGAGAACAGAAGTTTCAGGTATGTTTATTAG
- a CDS encoding KLTH0B02772p (conserved hypothetical protein) produces MNVLLSFLALSKFFLLAIAVPVRDDDLYTEMVEAQLDEEFEEQVERTEVRSSGFESSPGATGRALFGLSDGLFEEFPFLNYVDVFYGTEGGGHMFPGTTVPFGMCKMGVDVLHPHSTDAYSGYHSTGDVCGISMLHESGTGGSPTYGVVSQLPLMASSASDVDTSRQIAFPRSKPDAGHIGYYRVSLSNRVTIEFSSNSRSGLYKYTFPTKHQQHHMSPIVMVNVTQHLHSVKRPWWTQNFEGGYIKVDKSYKSYRGKAYFSGGWSDPGTWSVSFYGVFDKPAKRVRAFHGSKAYNRLRLNLAKSLNSNMGMLFEFEKGTKVLYSHVGVSFSETDGINVARQNLALNYPEENMFDLHWSVRSTAEAWDNEVFSKVNIDESKEDPIIVEKMYNALYGSHLMPSDKSGREAPWPTNEPYYDDWFTLWDTFRCLHPLLNILNTKRSADMTRSLIEIWRKEGYMPDGRSASRSGRTQGGSNADIVLADAFVKGVGEGVDWQDGFSAMRSNADKSPEYILDKAAPDSTNKYGRGALNDWLELGYITRRFSRSVTRTMEYAYNDFALSVVAEGLGYFELAKQYLKRSSNWQNIWNFEATTPEYDYSGFIQPKDSNGNFIEKKYNPLSCFGCYWRDDEYEGKPIEYGWAVPHDIQSLKEFIGPDELFMRRLDDMFDLYGDGIADIGNEPSFLTPYLFNFINAQYRTSETLGYLIDHKFLLGPKGLPGNSDAGAMQAWLWFGLVGFYPIAGTDIYLITSPKITELEIQLEGNGKALIQAHNLYAEDADSEYDYDKAHSSFTRNLYISSVELNGKLINRNWFTHEELFGSNGGLLVFTMTDEPTFWDADGEYPPSRGHFQRDDIERPNRLVD; encoded by the coding sequence ATGAATGTATTATTGAGCTTCCTTGCGCTGAGCAAATTCTTTTTACTGGCGATTGCAGTTCCAGTGAGAGATGATGACCTTTACACGGAGATGGTCGAGGCACAACTAGATGAAGAGTTCGAGGAGCAGGTCGAGAGAACAGAGGTGCGGTCATCTGGCTTTGAGAGCAGCCCTGGTGCCACCGGGAGGGCTCTGTTCGGGCTGTCTGACGGGCTCTTCGAGGAATTCCCGTTTCTCAATTACGTCGACGTGTTTTACGGCACAGAAGGCGGCGGCCACATGTTTCCTGGAACAACTGTACCGTTTGGGATGTGTAAGATGGGAGTTGACGTTCTGCATCCGCACTCCACGGACGCGTACTCTGGCTACCACTCTACGGGCGATGTCTGCGGCATTTCGATGCTCCACGAGTCTGGAACCGGCGGGTCGCCAACGTACGGGGTCGTTTCTCAGCTTCCGCTAATGGCCAGCAGTGCCAGTGATGTGGACACTAGTAGACAGATCGCCTTCCCACGGTCTAAGCCGGACGCCGGCCACATAGGCTACTACAGGGTCAGTCTCTCCAACCGTGTCACGATTGAGTTTTCTTCCAACAGCCGCTCCGGGCTTTATAAGTACACGTTCCCTACTAAgcatcagcagcatcaTATGTCACCTATAGTGATGGTCAATGTCACGCAGCACTTGCACTCGGTAAAGAGACCGTGGTGGACGCAGAATTTCGAAGGGGGCTACATCAAAGTGGACAAATCGTACAAGTCCTACAGAGGCAAAGCTTATTTCTCGGGCGGGTGGAGTGACCCAGGCACTTGGAGCGTCAGCTTTTATGGTGTGTTTGACAAGCCTGCAAAAAGAGTTCGCGCTTTCCATGGTTCCAAAGCCTACAACCGTCTCAGATTAAATTTGGCTAAAAGCCTAAACTCAAATATGGGTATGCTCTTTGAGTTCGAGAAGGGCACTAAGGTTCTTTATTCACATGTCGGGGTCAGCTTTAGCGAAACGGATGGCATTAATGTGGCAAGACAAAACCTTGCACTGAACTACCCGGAAGAAAACATGTTCGATCTTCACTGGAGTGTCAGAAGTACGGCAGAAGCCTGGGATAATGAGGTGTTTTCTAAAGTCAACATTGAtgaatcaaaagaagatcCCATTATCGTGGAGAAAATGTATAATGCCCTTTATGGTTCTCACCTCATGCCGTCAGACAAATCAGGACGCGAAGCGCCATGGCCCACAAACGAGCCTTATTATGATGATTGGTTTACACTCTGGGACACTTTCAGATGTCTTCATCCGTTGCTGAACATCTTAAACACGAAAAGAAGCGCCGATATGACACGCAGCTTGATAGAAATTTGGAGAAAAGAAGGCTATATGCCGGACGGCCGATCTGCTAGTCGGAGCGGCAGGACCCAGGGCGGCAGTAACGCGGATATCGTTCTAGCAGATGCATTTGTAAAGGGAGTGGGAGAAGGTGTTGATTGGCAGGACGGGTTCAGCGCTATGCGATCAAATGCTGATAAAAGCCCAGAATATATTTTGGACAAGGCCGCCCCAGACTCTACAAACAAGTATGGTAGAGGTGCCCTTAATGACTGGCTGGAACTAGGATATATCACTAGAAGATTTTCTCGGTCAGTAACCAGAACAATGGAATACGCTTACAATGATTTTGCCTTATCAGTAGTTGCAGAAGGACTCGGTTACTTTGAATTAGCGAAGCAATACTTGAAGAGATCTTCCAACTGGCAGAATATATGGAATTTTGAGGCGACCACGCCTGAATACGACTACAGCGGTTTTATCCAGCCCAAAGATTCTAATGGCAATTTTATCGAGAAAAAGTACAATCCTCTGTCTTGCTTCGGGTGTTACTGGCGTGACGATGAATATGAAGGAAAGCCTATAGAATACGGCTGGGCTGTACCGCACGACATTCAATCTCTTAAAGAATTCATTGGTCCAGATGAGCTGTTTATGCGTCGCCTTGACGACATGTTCGACCTGTATGGAGATGGAATCGCGGACATCGGTAATGAGCCTAGCTTCTTAACACCTTACCtgttcaacttcatcaatgcTCAGTATAGAACATCCGAAACCCTTGGTTACCTTATCGACCATAAGTTCCTTCTCGGTCCTAAGGGCCTCCCTGGAAACTCCGATGCAGGGGCCATGCAAGCTTGGCTATGGTTTGGGCTTGTCGGGTTCTATCCAATTGCCGGAACTGACATTTACCTGATAACCAGCCCCAAGATTACTGAGCTAGAGATCCAACTTGAGGGGAATGGTAAAGCTTTGATACAAGCCCACAATTTGTACGCAGAAGATGCTGACAGTGAATACGATTATGACAAAGCACACAGTTCTTTTACTCGTAATCTCTACATTTCAAGTGTTGAGTTGAATGGAAAACTCATCAACCGTAATTGGTTCACTCACGAggagctttttggaagcaaTGGCGGTCTGTTGGTCTTTACCATGACTGACGAACCAACCTTTTGGGACGCCGACGGTGAGTATCCGCCTAGCAGAGGccactttcaaagagatgACATAGAGCGGCCAAATCGGTTGGTAGATTAG
- the SSL1 gene encoding TFIIH/NER complex subunit SSL1 (highly similar to uniprot|Q04673 YLR005W Saccharomyces cerevisiae SSL1 Component of RNA polymerase transcription factor TFIIH), producing MAPIVESDSEDESLNRPKKQVRGRTSKGKKHVRIEEDYNEDGHSMSEDDENLFSEDEADSGPSNGRKKKKLANKNLQGANGGYAWEEDIQRSWDLVKVDDEGNMAALVSSIIEARKKRASNKNLTPFQRGIIRTMVLVLDCSDAMMEKDLRPNRYAMTIQYAINFVHEFFDQNPISQIGIVCMRNDLAQLVSQVSGNPQDHIDALKAIRKQEPKGNSSLQNALEMARGLLLHVPAHCTREVLIIFGALSSTDPGDIHQTIASLVQERIRVRVIGLSAQVAICKELCKQTNYGDNSFYGVILNEVHFKDLFAEAVTPLPVNKINKGFTLVKMGFPTRVYEDMPSFCTCHSKLMYGGYFCPNCKSKVCSLPTVCPCCDLMLILSTHLARSYHHLMPLKTFQEVDVAETFPTDTCYSCQKRFPRLKNQKTQELLTSSRYRCADCHQDFCIDCDVFIHEILHNCPGCESQPGIW from the coding sequence aTGGCTCCTATTGTTGAGTCAGATTCTGAAGATGAGTCCTTGAATCGGCCCAAGAAGCAAGTTAGGGGGCGGACATCCAAAGGCAAGAAGCATGTCAggattgaagaagactacAACGAGGATGGCCATTCTATGAGTGAGGATGATGAGAATCTGTTCAgcgaagatgaagcagaCTCTGGGCCATCCAATgggagaaagaagaagaagctaGCAAACAAGAACCTTCAAGGCGCGAACGGAGGTTACGCTTGGGAGGAAGACATCCAGAGAAGTTGGGATTTAGTTAAGGTTGACGATGAAGGTAATATGGCGGCTTTGGTGTCGAGCATCATCGAAGCaaggaaaaaaagagctaGCAATAAGAACTTGAcaccttttcaaagggGTATTATACGAACTATGGTTTTGGTGCTTGATTGCAGCGATGCGATGATGGAGAAAGATTTAAGGCCCAATCGATACGCAATGACCATTCAGTACGCAATCAATTTTGTTCATGAGTTCTTTGACCAGAATCCTATCTCTCAAATAGGGATAGTCTGTATGAGAAACGATCTGGCACAGTTGGTGAGTCAGGTTAGTGGAAATCCTCAAGACCACATCGATGCACTTAAGGCGATCCGGAAGCAAGAACCAAAAGGCAACAgctctcttcaaaatgcgCTCGAAATGGCGAGAGGGCTTCTGTTGCATGTGCCTGCGCACTGTACACGCGAGGTTCTAATAATCTTTGGGGCTCTTTCCAGTACGGACCCAGGAGATATACATCAAACAATTGCATCTTTAGTCCAAGAACGCATCCGCGTGCGAGTCATTGGACTTTCTGCTCAGGTAGCCATTTGCAAGGAACTTTGCAAACAGACGAACTACGGCGACAACTCGTTCTATGGGGTTATCCTCAACGAAGTCCATTTCAAAGACTTATTCGCCGAGGCCGTGACGCCTCTCCCAGTGAACAAAATTAACAAAGGGTTCACTTTAGTTAAGATGGGCTTTCCAACAAGAGTCTATGAAGATATGCCTTCCTTCTGCACATGCCACTCTAAACTCATGTATGGAGGGTACTTCTGTCCCAACTGTAAAAGCAAAGTATGTTCACTACCCACTGTCTGTCCTTGCTGTGATTTGATGCTCATTCTCTCCACTCATCTTGCCAGATCTTATCACCATTTGATGCCCCTAAAAACATTTCAGGAGGTCGATGTTGCAGAGACTTTTCCCACTGACACCTGCTATAGTTGTCAGAAGCGGTTCCCGCGTCTGAAGAATCAGAAGACACAAGAGCTCTTAACAAGCTCCAGATATAGGTGCGCTGATTGCCATCAGGATTTTTGCATCGACTGTGACGTATTCATTCATGAAATTTTGCATAACTGTCCTGGGTGTGAGTCTCAACCGGGGATATGGTGA
- the HOL1 gene encoding Hol1p (highly similar to uniprot|P53389 Saccharomyces cerevisiae YNR055C), producing MDKYTNIHHPDYLPGTFNIYSSSSLENGVIYESSLRKTTEDVVLIPQPSESPNDPLNWSKARKFLHFALMSFITAFTAATSNDAGAAQDSLNEFYGISYDSMNTGAGVLFLGIGWSTLFLAPLANLYGRKITYIICTALGLAGAIWFGFARRTSDTIWSQLFVGISESCAEAQVQLSLSDIFFQHQLGSVLTVYILATSAGTFLGPLIAGYISALTSFRWVGWIAAIISGALLIIIVFGCEETYFDRNRYVTPVSRKAHLRSGGNYDSQCSAQPLLASQDNCDEYGFKHDPKNVPNQKTEKTTEVEPSFNASIEDFKLIDGSEEKLKPYYKRVAIITKSTNLRGWGVKQYFNYLGINMRMFLFPPVWLSGLFWGIQDVFLTFYLTTEDTYFPEAPWNYSDYGVAIMNVPTLIGAIIGCIYAGIVSDYFVLWMARRNHGILEAEYRLYFSFATAIIGPAGLLMFGIGAARQLPWQVIYVGLGFIGFSWGCSGDIAMAYLMDCYPDMILEGMVCTAIINNTISCIFTFVCSYWLDASGTENTYIALAVINFGITMLAVPMFIWGKKIRQATRKWYIRSVGVRDGV from the coding sequence ATGGATAAATACACCAACATTCACCACCCAGACTATCTCCCTGGTACGTTCAACATTTACTCCTCCAGCAGCCTCGAGAATGGAGTGATCTATGAGTCAAGCCTTCGCAAGACTACAGAAGATGTGGTGCTAATTCCGCAGCCGTCGGAGTCGCCAAATGACCCGCTCAACTGGTCCAAGGCCAGAAAATTCCTTCACTTTGCACTAATGTCTTTCATAACTGCTTTCACGGCTGCAACTAGTAATGATGCAGGTGCTGCACAGGATTCTTTAAATGAGTTTTATGGAATCTCGTATGATTCAATGAATACAGGAGCCGGCGTACTGTTTCTTGGGATTGGTTGGAGTACATTATTTTTAGCTCCTCTCGCTAATCTCTACGGTCGCAAAATCACTTACATTATATGTACAGCTTTGGGGCTAGCAGGAGCAATTTGGTTTGGGTTTGCCAGGAGAACTAGCGACACAATTTGgtctcagctttttgtcgGCATTAGCGAGTCTTGTGCAGAAGCGCAAGTCCAGTTGTCGCTGAGTGAtatttttttccagcatcAGCTAGGATCTGTGCTTACCGTTTACATTTTGGCCACCAGTGCAGGTACCTTTCTTGGCCCTTTGATCGCAGGCTATATTTCAGCTCTAACCAGTTTTCGCTGGGTTGGCTGGATTGCTGCCATAATTTCGGGTGCGCTCCTTATCATAATTGTGTTCGGTTGTGAGGAAACATACTTTGACCGGAACAGGTATGTGACGCCGGTATCAAGGAAGGCCCACCTGAGATCCGGCGGTAACTACGATTCTCAATGCAGTGCACAGCCCCTGTTGGCTTCACAGGACAACTGCGATGAATATGGTTTCAAGCATGATCCCAAAAACGTTCCAAATCAAAAGACGGAAAAAACAACCGAGGTCGAACCTAGTTTCAACGCTTCAATCGAAGACTTCAAACTGATTGATGGGTCAgaagaaaagttgaagccCTATTATAAAAGGGTCGCCATAATTACCAAATCCACCAATCTTCGCGGCTGGGGTGTCAAACAGTATTTCAATTACCTTGGAATAAACATGAGAATGTTTCTATTTCCCCCTGTGTGGCTTTCCGGCCTTTTCTGGGGTATTCAGGATGTCTTTCTTACATTTTACTTGACCACTGAAGACACTTATTTCCCCGAGGCGCCCTGGAACTACAGCGACTATGGTGTTGCAATTATGAATGTCCCCACACTCATCGGTGCAATCATTGGGTGCATTTATGCAGGCATAGTCAGTGATTACTTCGTTTTATGGATGGCTCGCAGAAATCACGGTATCCTAGAAGCAGAGTACAGGCTATACTTCTCATTCGCCACTGCAATTATTGGTCCAGCTGGTTTGCTGATGTTCGGCATAGGCGCTGCTCGCCAGCTTCCTTGGCAAGTAATATACGTTGGTCTTGGCTTTATTGGCTTTAGTTGGGGCTGTTCAGGTGATATTGCGATGGCTTATTTGATGGATTGCTATCCTGACATGATTTTGGAAGGCATGGTGTGTACTgccatcatcaacaacacAATTTCGTGTATTTTCACGTTTGTCTGTTCCTACTGGTTGGATGCATCGGGCACTGAAAATACGTACATCGCGCTTGCTGTTATTAATTTTGGAATCACAATGCTTGCAGTTCCAATGTTCATATGGGGCAAGAAAATCAGGCAAGCTACAAGGAAATGGTACATTAGATCCGTAGGAGTCAGAGATGGTGTATAA
- the SAG1 gene encoding Sag1p (some similarities with uniprot|P20840 Saccharomyces cerevisiae YJR004C SAG1 Alpha-agglutinin of alpha-cells binds to Aga1p during agglutination N-terminal half is homologous to the immunoglobulin superfamily and contains binding site for a-agglutinin C-terminal half is highly glycosylated and contains GPI anchor) yields the protein MLCRMLALVLATSFFLGHTLATQIKSVSFEGLSIDSISSQSFPHKMWELSFEFTIEDVNQISESDYFLLDLPHVYRVKFSNDADYQYITMADGSDAFKCYASQQAAYKYGSSVLRCDAVRTFSSFTSLRGNLSIGAVFSNGGSSYEFELENSKYFKSGEQLVELSEKLSAVANFARAPDFDSYYYEGRTTTYGSMESYYLGLSCPDGYILGGTQVIDYSPGTQPSSFDCSDAQVQLSSDFNDWFFPESYQSFSGDYVCNGATLSISFDKIDSGKRIWVNNLQYLDASASTVYHSIYFDYTCTNTLSSLVYTTAVHQSPAFVIKDGVFTGSAVVDALSTSAILTTTTTTTTTWKSAYATTTTGSVSSGATVITIHVDTPGTSSTQSFSSSRSDSSESIIASTSSDFSKPTTSTLTVTSCVSNRCSKLELISPSTSSIVSIVTSSPSESSTSPSESSTPSSASSTSPSESSTPSSASSTSSSVSSTPSSVSSTPSSVSSTPSSESSTSPSESSTSPSESTTSTPITTFANRTSAPPSTGHYSSTISTPGFPSSARGSQSISFGTVPFTELSYSVSTSRPSSLVLTSTTLKSTSPTSSLSGSSPCLGTACFETVSFVKPSDSSPPSHPASTSSTRPTMQTGTTTMEFQTSSSSISASKFTDSKLLSSGGVSKATSSFSESTAATWKVTSSITKSTASSLDKSIVTTPSLTTNIIKSSETGTQSDLASSDSSQVERPGSSNGGVITSTTHLSKASSNAFLGSIAASSFSSSSDSATTTTKVSAQITSTPSLVLSSTSAFSSASFSVYEGLAARHKFQVTLGALASLVLYSFT from the coding sequence ATGCTTTGCAGAATGCTCGCCTTGGTCTTAGCCacctcatttttcttgggcCATACATTAGCCACTCAAATAAAATCCGTTAGTTTTGAAGGGCTCTCAATTGATTCCATCAGTTCTCAGTCTTTCCCTCACAAAATGTGGGAGTTGTCGTTCGAATTTACGATTGAGGATGTCAACCAAATTTCAGAAAGCGACTACTTTCTGCTAGACCTTCCTCATGTTTATCGCGTCAAGTTCAGTAATGACGCTGATTATCAGTACATTACAATGGCCGATGGATCCGACGCCTTTAAATGCTATGCTTCGCAACAAGCAGCATACAAGTACGGGTCATCTGTTTTGAGATGCGATGCTGTCAGAACATTTTCCTCATTCACCTCCTTGCGGGGAAACCTTTCTATTGGTGCCGTATTCAGCAACGGGGGTTCTTCTTACgaatttgagcttgaaaactcTAAATACTTTAAGAGTGGAGAGCAGTTAGTGGAGCTTAGTGAGAAGCTGAGCGCTGTCGCAAATTTTGCGCGAGCCCCAGACTTTGACAGCTACTACTATGAGGGGCGCACGACCACGTATGGCAGCATGGAATCCTATTATCTGGGCCTCTCCTGCCCTGACGGGTACATTCTCGGTGGCACTCAGGTTATAGACTACAGCCCGGGAACGCAGCCCAGTAGCTTCGACTGTTCTGACGCTCAGGTTCAATTATCAAGTGACTTCAACGACTGGTTCTTTCCTGAAAGTTACCAATCGTTTTCAGGGGATTACGTTTGTAATGGTGCGACgctttcaatttcatttGACAAAATTGACTCTGGAAAACGTATTTGGGTGAACAATCTTCAATATCTCGATGCTTCGGCTTCAACTGTTTACCACAGTATCTATTTTGATTACACATGCACCAACACTTTGTCAAGCTTAGTTTATACAACAGCAGTGCATCAATCTCCAGCTTTTGTCATTAAAGATGGCGTTTTCACCGGAAGTGCGGTAGTGGATGCACTTTCGACTTCTGCTATTTTAACCACGACCACAACTACTACTACAACTTGGAAAAGTGCCTACGCTACAACCACAACCGGTTCAGTGAGCTCCGGGGCCACAGTTATAACGATACACGTTGATACTCCAGGAACATCCTCTACACAATCTTTTAGCTCCTCCCGCAGTGATTCATCTGAGTCAATAATAGCGTCCACGTcttctgatttttcaaagccaaCAACAAGCACATTGACTGTAACATCTTGTGTTAGTAACCGATGCTCCAAGCTAGAACTCATATCGCCCTCGACTTCCTCAATTGTGTCAATTGTCACATCATCTCCCAGTGAGTCGAGTACATCTCCCAGTGAGTCGAGTACACCTTCCAGTGCATCGAGTACATCTCCCAGTGAGTCGAGTACACCTTCCAGTGCATCGAGTACGTCTTCCAGTGTATCGAGTACACCTTCCAGTGTATCGAGTACACCTTCCAGTGTATCGAGTACACCTTCCAGTGAGTCGAGCACGTCTCCCAGTGAGTCGAGTACGTCCCCCAGTGAGTCGACAACTTCCACCCCGATCACAACCTTTGCCAACCGTACCTCAGCACCGCCTTCAACGGGGCACTATTCAAGCACAATATCAACTCCAGGCTTCCCATCTTCGGCCCGAGGCAGTCAGTCTATTTCATTTGGTACCGTCCCGTTTACCGAATTGTCATATTCAGTTTCAACATCCAGACCATCTAGCCTTGTCTTGACCTCAACTACTCTGAAGTCGACGTCACCAACGTCTTCATTATCAGGCTCCTCTCCATGTCTAGGAACTGCGTGCTTTGAGACAGTCTCATTCGTGAAGCCTTCGGACTCATCTCCGCCTTCTCACCCGGCTAGCACATCTTCGACAAGACCAACAATGCAAACCGGAACTACCACTATGGAATTCCAGACCTCTAGCTCGAGCATTTCCGCCTCGAAGTTTACGGATTCTAAATTATTAAGTTCTGGCGGGGTTTCCAAGGCGACTTCTAGCTTCAGCGAAAGCACTGCGGCCACTTGGAAAGTTACTTCCTCAATTACAAAAAGCACGGCAAGTTCGCTGGACAAGAGCATTGTCACGACACCTTCCCTAACGACAAACATCATAAAAAGTAGTGAAACAGGAACTCAGTCTGATTTAGCTTCATCGGATTCATCGCAGGTCGAGCGGCCTGGTTCCTCCAATGGAGGCGTAATAACTTCAACCACTCATCTTTCTAAAGCATCCTCAAACGCTTTCTTGGGGAGTattgcagcttcttcattttcatcaagttcagaCAGTGCAACTACTACAACAAAAGTTTCCGCGCAGATTACGTCAACCCCTTCATTGGTACTGTCTTCTACGAGTGCATTTTCTTCGGCTTCGTTCTCCGTTTATGAGGGTTTGGCTGCTCGTCACAAGTTCCAAGTGACACTTGGTGCCCTAGCGTCCTTGGTTCTCTACTCATTCACATGA